In Populus nigra chromosome 1, ddPopNigr1.1, whole genome shotgun sequence, one genomic interval encodes:
- the LOC133681052 gene encoding serine/threonine-protein phosphatase PP-X isozyme 2 has translation MSDLDRQIEQLKRCEPLKESEVKALCLKAMEILVEESNVQRVDAPVTICGDIHGQFYDMKELFKVGGDCPKTSYLFLGDFVDRGYYSVETFLLLLALKVRYPDRITLIRGNHESRQITQVYGFYDECLRKYGSVNVWRYCTDIFDYMSLSALIENKVFSVHGGLSPAISTLDQIRTIDRKQEVPHDGAMCDLLWSDPEDIVDGWGLSPRGAGFLFGGSVVTSFNHSNNIDYICRAHQLVMEGYKWMFRNQIVTVWSAPNYCYRCGNVAAILELDENLNKQFRVFDAAPPESRGAPAKNPAPDYFL, from the exons atgtCAGACCTCGACAGACAAATAGAGCAACTGAAGAGGTGCGAGCCCCTGAAGGAATCggaagtgaaagctctttgccTCAAAGCTATGGAAATCCTCGTCGAAGAGAGCAACGTTCAACGCGTTGATGCTCCCGTCACC ATATGTGGAGATATCCATGGACAGTTTTATGACATGAAAGAGCTTTTCAAGGTGGGAGGGGATTGCCCGAAGACTAGTTACTTGTTTCTTGGAGATTTTGTTGATAGAGGATATTACTCTGTTGAGACATTTCTGCTTCTTTTAGCCCTTAAG GTGAGATATCCAGATCGGATAACACTCATTAGAGGGAATCATGAGAGCCGTCAGATAACACAG GTGTATGGATTTTATGATGAGTGTTTGCGTAAATACGGCTCAGTGAATGTTTGGAGATATTGCACCGATATATTTGATTACATGAG TCTGTCAGCTCTCATTGAGAATAAGGTTTTTAGTGTTCATGGTGGTCTCTCTCCTGCTATATCAACATTGGATCAG ATTCGAACAATTGATAGGAAGCAAGAAGTACCTCATGATGGTGCTATGTGTGATCTTCTCTGGTCAGATCCTGAAGATATTGTTGATGGTTGGGGGTTGAGTCCACGTGGTGCTGGTTTTCTATTTGGTGGTAGTGTGGTCACTTCTTTCAACCACTCTAACAATATTGATTACATATGTCGTGCTCATCAGTTGGTGATGGAAGGGTATAAGTGGATGTTCAGGAACCAAATAGTCACTGTCTGGTCAGCTCCAAACTACTGTTACAG ATGCGGTAATGTTGCTGCAATCCTTGAGCTGGATGAGAATCTTAACAAGCAGTTTCGTGTGTTTGATGCTGCCCCACCG GAATCAAGAGGTGCACCTGCCAAAAATCCAGCACCTGATTACTTCTTATGA